In the genome of Mesotoga sp. UBA6090, one region contains:
- a CDS encoding carbohydrate ABC transporter permease — translation MKKRNLWKTLILFAFLGIISLFFLIPLIWVVASALRPASPLYEYANPLTWKSFIPTEPTLENFVHIFVNLNFGRAIMNSLFVSVSTIVLTVLVASMAGFALAKFEFRGKAAVFTIVLITFMVPFESIVIPLYILIKQLRIDNTYWALILPGVANGLAIFLFRQFFSEVPSEIMEAARIDGASWFRIYWRIVLPLSVPAIVTVIVMVFMFQWNSLFWPLVATHSSRFEVVQVAIAAHRSTENTSWANLFSSAIAGSLPPVILFLFLQKYFVRGISGTGLKG, via the coding sequence ATGAAGAAGCGAAACCTTTGGAAGACACTGATTCTCTTTGCCTTTCTCGGCATTATAAGCCTTTTCTTTCTGATCCCACTCATCTGGGTCGTTGCGTCCGCTCTAAGGCCCGCCAGTCCGCTCTACGAGTACGCCAATCCCCTGACCTGGAAGAGTTTCATTCCCACCGAACCAACACTGGAGAATTTCGTACATATATTTGTCAACCTCAACTTTGGCAGGGCCATTATGAATAGCCTTTTCGTTTCGGTCTCGACCATAGTTCTTACGGTCCTGGTAGCCTCTATGGCAGGCTTTGCGCTGGCAAAGTTTGAATTCAGGGGTAAAGCTGCAGTCTTTACAATAGTACTGATCACGTTTATGGTTCCTTTCGAGTCCATTGTCATACCGCTATATATACTCATTAAACAACTGCGTATAGATAACACATACTGGGCACTTATTCTTCCAGGCGTTGCCAACGGCCTTGCGATATTTCTTTTCAGGCAGTTCTTCTCTGAAGTGCCTTCAGAGATCATGGAAGCGGCAAGAATAGACGGCGCATCCTGGTTCAGAATCTACTGGAGGATAGTTCTCCCTCTGAGCGTTCCGGCCATAGTCACGGTAATCGTAATGGTCTTCATGTTCCAGTGGAACTCGCTGTTCTGGCCTCTTGTAGCAACCCATTCAAGCAGATTCGAAGTTGTACAGGTAGCCATCGCCGCACATAGATCAACAGAAAACACAAGCTGGGCGAACCTATTCAGTTCGGCCATTGCTGGCAGTCTTCCACC